The Lates calcarifer isolate ASB-BC8 linkage group LG24, TLL_Latcal_v3, whole genome shotgun sequence sequence TTGTTGACACTGAGGCTAGCCACTGTGCCACTCTGGGATGAGCTCTGAGACTGGACCTGAGGGAGGGACTGAGACTGGGAGTATGTGATGCTTTGTGGATGTCTGCTTCCGTTGGGCCCGCTGACAGCCCCCTCCCCAACTTGTCCTCTGACAGACACCTGGATAGCGGCTTTAACTGTTACTGTGTCCATGGGCTTAGTCACCTTAGCCTGCTGTCCAGTTGAGCCCCTTTCTTTACTGGCAGACACTGGTGGGGTTTTTGGGGGTTCCCATGGAGCTGTAGTAGGGTTTGTTGAAGCAGTGTTGTCTCCAGAGCagcctccactcctcctcccagGGCTGTCCTGTTCTAGCATAGCAAGGGCCAGCATCTCTGCCTGCTCAGACGTGAATGTAAATGTCCCAAATGAGCCAGATGATGCACTAATACTGTGGCCCTGAGGAAGCATGGAGGCCACAGAGAAGCCTCTGCCTCCCCCAGCCCCCGAAGACATGGGGGAATCGGTCTGTCTGCTGGATGTCATAGGGTGCTCCAAAGTTTGATCATCAAGGTTAGTGTACACCTGCTGAGACAAACCAAAGTCCTTTCTAGAGGAAGTGTCAGAAGTGGCTGCCACCAaaccctctttctctgctgatATGGAGTGTCTCTCTTCCTGagactctctgtctcttctagGGGCCTGGTTTGGTTTGCCTTCAGTGGGATGACAGGGAGAGGGGTTACTCATGTTTatgtcagtctgctgtgttGGAGCTCTATTGGTGCTGACCCTTTTCCTAAAGTCCGAACTTGCTGAAGGGGCTGTGACAGAGCTGTGGGCTGCAGAAAAAGTCGGTGCAGGTGATGAGAACGCCACAGTTACGGGCGCAGAGGATGAAGTGATGGGCTGAGACTGAGGTTTATTACAGGCCAGCGGAGCTTGGGTATTAGATCCCTGGGGACGACATACTGAAGCTGGTTGGGTGGCCTGATTTAAAGTTACTGGTGCAGTTGTTGTgatactgctgctgcagactggAGTCAAGCATACTGTAGAAACAGTGGTGGAAGTGTGCCCAGTCTCAGTGGCACCTGCAGAACTGACCGCGGATCTGCTCTGTCTGGAAACAGCAGTGGTTGCAGCTGACTTACTCTGTGTTGTGCTAGTTGCTGTACTGGTGGTTGGCTGTTTAACCTCTGGAACTGAAACTCTGGTTACAGTTGAGTTGTTGCCAGAAACTACAGCTGGTTTACTCTCAGTGACCACAGCTGCACTAACCGATGGCTTCACTGATGTGGCATCGACAGTTGTTACTGTAGCTGCCATACTACCACTGTTACCAGTGAATACAGCATCACTCTGAGATGCACTGACAGAACCTTTGCTCTGTGAACTGGACTGACTAAATATAGTCGTCTCACTAGATGAACTACAGACGataattttctttgtgttttgtgtagaAGTAACATTTACTATAGCCTCACTGCTATCTGTAATTGTCACAGCTGTGGTACAAGTGGGGGgtgtgtctgtgatttttaCAGTGGAGGGCTGTAAAACTTGACTTACTGTAACTTGAACTGTCTGATTCTCTCCTGCAGCAGCGACAGGCTTGGctgaaacagcaacagcaggctGCACCTGACTGAGCTCCTTTTTCTTAACAGATTTAGTCCTTTTAGCTGTTGCTCTCTTCATATTCAAAGTTGTGCGAAGCCTCTTTCCTGAAGGCTTAGATGCGTTGACTACAAGCCCTGATGTGACTGGGTTCAAACAAGGGACCTGCAGCTGCCGGACAGGTAGAGCAAGTGTGGTTCCAGAGACGGGTGCTGGagcagcaggctgctgctgctggactaCTGATagtggagcagctggaggctgACCATTGTTCTGGCTAGAAATGGTGAGTGGAAGGCCCTGAGAGATGCTCTGGTTGAGACTGCTGAGGGCCCCTAAACTGTTGAGGGCCACATTAGTAGTTGGTTCCTCAGTGGTGGTGGGCTGGACCAGCTGGAGTGTACTTTGGCTGCCCTGGGAACCTGCTTTGTCAGAGGTCTTCATGGGCTGCAAGGCAAACACCTGGCCGTTCACAGTGATAGTTTGTGGGGTTGGAGGAACCGGTGGAGAGGAGGATGCCTGGGTGACCTGCAGGGGATGGTTCACTTGAGGCTGAGCAGGGCGTGGAAGGATGTGCACCAGCTGCTTCCCCCCAACACTCTGTAAAGAAGTGGCAGATGTTGAACTGCTGGTTGTGGATATTTGAGTGGACACAGCAGGTACTGCAGCGGgcacagcagcaggcagcatgCCAACTGGTGGATTCTGAGGGGCAGGTGCAGCCTGATTGGGTGCCTGAATGATTACAATATGCTGACAAGGTGTCTGATTGGCTATTTCCTCCCTTACAACTGACTGGGTTGGGCAAGAACTTGCCTGCTGCAGGATGACCACGCTCGGGTTGTTAGTGTTCTGTGGTGCCGTTACACCTGAGGCTGTTGCTCCGGTTGGGTTGACCTGCAGCACCTGCATGGTCTGAAGAAGGGGCAGCACAGTGGCCTGTGGCTGGGGCACCAGGGCTGGCTGTGGGAGGGGCTGAGGCTGAGGGATGAGGGCTGCTGGAGGATTGGGAAGCAATGATGCTGGTTGAAGCACAGCAGGCTGGGGCTGCGACACGACGGCAGGGTGGGCCACCACAGCTGGCTGGGGTACTATGGCTGACTGGGGGAGAACAGCACACTGAGGTTGGGGGGCTAGGACAGGCTGAGGCTGTGCCTGGTTCAGGATTGCTGGACGTAGCTGGGGTGCTCTCTGAAAGGGCTGCGCTTGAATGTGGGCTGTAATAGGTGCCTGCTGAGCAGGGACATTTGGCTGCATCTGTATTTGGATGGGCTGAACAGATTTGTTGCCCACTGGACACAGAGTCACCTGCTGGACAGGCTGGGCGGTGTTACTGACTTCTGGGGTGGGGAGACTCTGGCAGACTGGCTGTACTGTGTTCCCTGCCATCTGCAGTGTTGTCCAGGTAGTCTGTGTACTGCCTGCTGCCCCTGCCCTAAGAAGGGCTTGGCTGTTAGGGATAGCAGTGTAACTGACAGTCCTGATGGCAGTGTCCTGTGTGACCCAAGAGCAAACCTCAGAGGCTGTTGCTCTGGTTACAGTTTGGGTAAACGTGGGGAGAGTGGACACAGGTGGAGCAGGGCTTTCAGTGGGGAGCTGTGGGGCTGAAGTGGCTGCTATTGTGATGGTCTGGGCTGTAGCGGCAGGTTGTGGTTGCTGGGGCAAAGCTGTGGTGGCTGTAGGTATCTGGAGGGTGATGTAAGAGACAGAGGGTGGCAGGGCAGGGGCTGCAGCCTGTGTCTCGACCACACACTGCTCTACCACTCTCAGGCCTGGCGTTGACTGGGTGGGTGTGACGGTTGACCCAGGCAGAAGTGCAGGGGTGGAGGATGAAGTATTAACTTGCAGTAAGGCTCCGTTAACTCTTAACCTGCCACTAACCTCAGACGGTGGCTGAAGAATTAATGTTTCTGAAGGTTGTTTCCCCGGGCTGGTCTCCTTCCCCGCTGGGCACATCACATTGCCATTGGAATAGACGATGATCCCCTTTGGGAGCTGGTGAGTAGGGGTCACCTTTGCCACCTTGGCACAGCGCTGTTTGCCCTTCCAGTGGATAGTAGGGTCCTCCAGAAGATTAATGTCATGGGCCTTGAGGAGCTCGATGTAGTGAGCAGTCTCCTTCCTGAGCTCCTCCAACTGACGCCGCAGCCGACGGATCTCCTCCGCTGCACAGAGGCCAAGAACACATCATCAATTAATGACTCCTAGCACACATactgaataattacatttttataacCTTACGTGTAATTAAACTGTGAGAAAATCAAATGTGTGATGCGTGTAATTGTTAAGATTCACCTTGGACTTTATCTCCTCCCTCCAGAAGCATTGTATCATTTTGTTTCTTCAGTTCAGTGATGTAACGAAAAGCCTGGTCCAAGATCATGTTCTTACTCTGCAGATAAGGGGATGAAGATCTGATCATGCCACATATAGACACAAATTTGACCATAACATGTTGCTGATAAGAAGCAGGGTTCCAGACTGCAATTTGTGACAATTTTTAGAAACAGTGTGACTGAAATCTGCATCACATGTTTATAACTGTTTGTTTATCATCAGACAAATGGGCAGAAATACTCACTCAGTAAGAAATGTAATAATTCCTTACAGTATATCTTTAGACTAACTTGGAAATTATTTCTAGtatttcttttctattctaaTATCTGATCATATTGAATGttacatttcactttttcactaTGACCAGTTACTGCAGGGATCATTGTTTCTTCTCATATCATGTTAAGTACTTTATTTATTATGGGTATGCTGAACCAATAAAACTCTATTAAACCACCTCCTCAACAAGCTGTAGAAAAATGATATTTTCAGTTGTTCTGTAAGTCtatagtcttttttttaaatagggAACAGTGCGATctgtcacaaaaatgtgtatGGATTACTTTATTCTTCCCCATATTACAGTGCAACTTAAATTGTGTAGTTTTTACTAATAATTTagcctttaaaataaaacagcacattgTTATTTctataaattgtatttttaaccaAAGCATTCATCAGTAATACTGAGTCTTAAAGTGGTGCTACTTTCCATCACAGCACTGATAATTTTATCAGTGTTACTAGAGAAAAAATATGGTCTGGAGCCCTGAGGAGAAACAATTATATCAGCTTGTCTCTTACCTGTTTAAGTGCCTGCGAACAGGGTAGGAGATTACCAATGCGGTTAATCCCAGCATTAatcttctcttttctgtgtctctcaaCTAAACAAAGAAGAGAATAAACTTAAATGCATGGTCATGTTTAAAATGATGCCCAGCAATAGAATTACCCTCACCTAAACCTTGCAGCAAGGTAAGAACATAAGGATGGACTGGAGATGTTCATTTACCTGCATTGTGagattctttgtttttcttcttcctacaaaaacaaatgaaacgagttcacatttttattacattatattgCGTGCACTGATGATTtggtaaaaacaacaatgaagaTATTGTCATCCTTACTTGGGTTTACGACCAGGTGTCTGAGTTTCAGTCATCTCTGGCATCCTGTCCTAACAGTTGCCTGTATGATAAGGTTCCAGTCAACACATTTAACAGCTGGACCGTAAATCCCTTCCTTGCCCGTCCTGCAATGAAAACATAAAGCATCCGGACAAGGTATTAATtactacaaaaaacaaaacatgatggCACCAGTTAACTGTATACACCAAGAAAATTTTCATCAATGCAATTACCCAGCAGGCATATTGTAATACGATTTGATAGAACAACAGAAAGTCAAAAGACCTTGTTAAGCTTCACAGAGCTTgtactactacaactactagATGCTAACAAGCTGGTGTAGCTGAACCTAGCTTTACAGCTAGCATAAACTCATTTACATGCAATATAGCATAATTACAATCTGTTTAACGAACTGCAATCGTTCTGGTGAATGGGTTCTGGTTTACGTTGCTGACAGTAAGCGATGTTCAGATAATTATCCCGTCAATTAACCAGCAAGAAACTAGCAACATGAGCATTATCTATTCAGCTAGcactgttagctagctagcaaacagttagcttagtttaCCGTTACCGACATAATTATTAAGCAAATTCATGGCGGATTTCAACGCCTCCCTACAGATGAAAAGCAGCTAATGGAGGGTGGCTTTCACTAACCTCTAGCTTCGGCATTTTGGAGACTGCCTGTCTCTGCGAGAACTTTGAGTTTGGATGCTAACTCTCAGCTAGCTAAGCATTCCACTCAACTCATCTCTCAAAACAATCTAGATACACCTAACCTTGCGCGAAGAAGGGAGGGCTCTTGGGGGAGGTGACAGCCAATAGTATTTCAGATATGGACGGTTTCAGCCAATCACGACGTATGGCATGCAAGGACGGGCCTGCAACGAATACACCCTTACATTTACACTGGACATCTTCAAATGCAGTTAATCctttaaaatagtttttcaaCCATATTTCCACGTATTTAGCAAATAAATCACTATGTACATGGGAAAGAATAAGATAATTAGTAAAACATTTACTGCAAATAGTAATTCCTTTATTTAGACGTTAAAAAGTCTTACAATATAGAGCTCCAGAAAAGATAAAATTCTtcaaagaaaggaaaaacatgcTTATACTACAGCGGAGAGGACACAACTCTCCTTGCATGCAGAGGGGTCAGAACTTCCTCTGGGTGATACACTGTTCAAGAGATCATACCGAAACTTCCAAACTGCCAGCTAAACTTCAAAACCTAATGACGGGTGTAACAACAGAAGCTGACTGAGGCAGGATGTTTGAGAAGACCATTTTTGCAAGGTGGCTACATAAGGTGCCAAAGGTGTTAAAAGTGAGATgtctcaaaacattttcatgtgtttagagacacacatcctcacacaccTTCATTATACCACTGAAAATAATGCCCAAATCCAATCCCAAACAGGCAATCTGTTGTTATTTGGACATCCCCCACAAGACATTGTGGAGTGCcctgctgaaaaacacattcaatataatgatattttgtttgtttctctcattCCTTAATGTTTTCACTCTTAGTAAACCCAGGAGAACCTCTGATCCATTTGCCTTCTtgatgtaaaaaataaaaatgacagaaacagttGAAGGGGAATTAAATTAACAGCCTGGAAAATAAAGTTATTCAGAAATTAGGAGTGGTGACCACGTCTTCCCACCACCTCAAAAACCGTTCAGCCTTCCTTGAGCCTGTACTGAAGGGGATACATTTCTGCTTTTCCCCTCTGGACATGGCATATCAACAAACTGGTCAAACTCATTTCCCATGAATCCCAGGGTTCAGGTAGTGAGGAAATAGAGTTGTGACTCTTCCACGAAACAACTCAAAGCATCACTCCAAGCTGACCAGCTGGGattttgtgtgtcagtgatggTCTTTCAAACACTTTTACCGCTTCAAACcaactgttttcttttgctCAACAGTGTAGATATGTCCCCATTAGCTTTAATAACCGCataaaaacaactcaaacacaaacagtatgATTTGCAAACACCacaccctccccctccaccaAGTCTAAAACTGTCTGAAGTTGGCAATGTTGTCAATAGGAACACTTGTGGATACTGaactttttgtcattttcaattATCTGTATGAGGAAAGGGGAGcaataaaatatgcaaaaatcaAAGGGGACCCCTTTgcaaaataaatgcagcaatttttgtactttaaattttgttttctctttttagcGTCCTTTGAAGAAAGTGTTGAACGTGTCGACCCTGGGGCATTTGTCACAGTTCTGTTTCTGTGGAGGTGGGCACATCTGTGCTCTTTTCCATCATGTGCCCCTACTCTGCCTTCTGAAGCTCTCCGGTGGGGGGTGCACATGGGCTGCGCAGGCTCTTCTGCAACACATGGGCATCCGCAGGCTCTATCCTCTTGTAGTAATTCTTTTTTGTTTCGATGATCTCAAAGCCAAACTTCTGGTAAAAGTCAATGGCTGACTCATTGCTGATCTGCACATGACTGTGTGTAGGGAAAAAAGAAGTTTAGTTAGTGGTGGAAAAGAGGACTTGGGCCAAAAGTGACAGTTTacacaaaaatcaataaagtcTCTGCATACACCTTCTGCAGTTAAGACACTCACAGGTAAATGTTGTCAAAAGTGCCATCCTTCTCACAGATGTTTAGCACATGATTCAGCATCTTTGTACCTGAAAGGgacacaaagacaaagttagaaaaaacaaaacacaagaccACGAAGTGCACTACAGCATCCTCTAGAGATTCAGAGCTCCTTACCAATTCCAAGTCTACGGTAGGGTGCTAGACAGCCGAGTGTCATGATGTACAGTCTCTTCTGGTTCTGAGAGTGGTCCACTCTGCAGCACACAGCACCCACTGCAATATCATTGAAGTATGCTGCAAGACAAAGAAGAGAGAACACTGAAACACCACCAACAGACAGGGAATCCCTCATGCCTTGTAACCTGAAGAGTTATGACTACACTGCAAAGTGCAGGAAGAAATTTGAGtttttttgacagtgaaaaaacTGGCCTTACTGTTCAAATAACTCTGACAGTATTATGAAAGAGAAATGTGGAGGATTAACTTGAAGTTATTTGGATATGAGCTACATTAGTGATGTCTCTTACCTAGCTTTGCAAGCTCTCCCACTTCCAGCACATCTTTGTAAAACTTGTCGTTGTAGCTGACAGGGAAGATGACCTGGTTCAGGCGTTTCAGCTGCTTAATGTTGTGGGGCGTAACATCCCCCAGCTCGATCCGGCTACTGGAACAAGAGCGAAACGGTCAAATAGCTGCCAACTGGTACACCATTATGTTCAGGAGTGAAAATGGCTACAGGATGCTGCAGTGTCCTGAGAACATCAAGATCTAGCACTGCAGAGATCTTGAAATCTTTTGTTCCTAACCAACAAATTGAATACAAGTGTTTCAATTTTAACAGACATTACGACTTGTAGAGGTTTGATTAACCAACACCAAATTAAAGCACCTATtgtgataattgattaatcttttaGGTCATTTTTCATGCTAAATGTTAAACATTACCAAGTTGCAGCTTTTTAATTCTTAATTGTAACTTCCCATCATTATTTTCAATTAGTTGCAAAATGATTGGCagattaatttaaattttaaattatcATTAGTGGCAGGTGTAATTTGTCCCTCCAGGATAGTCACGTGACAGGCAATCCAGAGTTGGTGGAAGCTGCGCCTCACAAATAGCATGCCCAAGTACAGTGGGATGACATGTTGTATTTCCAAATGCCAGACGCATTCTACCCATGATCAGATTTTCTAAACAGTAAGTACACCTGGATATAATGACTGAATTTTACTCACAAAGTAAAAGGATACTGCAACATGTTGTACTTTAAAGAACTTGGATTTATGTTTTAGTCAGTAACCCAAACACAACAGTCCATTTTGTCTGGTTGAGGGGTTCACTGTGGTATTTTTAGGACGAATACAAATCCAAAAACAGCTGTTGATCACGTGTGTTGTTAATTAGGATGTACGGAGCCAGCATCCGTCCACTCGTCTGTGAAATCATATCTCAACAATGAACACAGTGCGGCGTTAATCATCCTCATGTCATCTGAGAATCGAGACCTTAGCCAAAAATGTGTTGGTAAAAACGTGAAGCATCACTGCTGGTGTGTTACTTTGACAGATCAAGTTACACTGAGCAAGCTGCCACAAACTCTGAAGTTGATGTCGGGTGTAACGTGAACACAAATGGCACAGAGTTGACCAGCATACGCTGACTGTTCAGCAACTTGTCCAATAACTTAGTTAACTGACTCGGCTACGATCCCTCAGCTGAAGTTCAGCGGAGCTGTTGTCGACTTTGACGCGAACAAGCAAATTATCTGAGAGCCAGGGTCTGCCAGTTTAGCTTAGCTAAACTGGGTTTACTGACTCAGCTTCTCAGtagccgctagctagttagctttaCTTGTTCGCGACCTAAATGAACCAACTAGCGGCTTATCTTAGCCTGAATATCCGTGACAGAACTGTTACAGTAACAGCGCTGTCGTTTGTATTTTTTGCCCtacaccaaaataaaagtagctTAGCgagctagctagctagcctCGCCGTCTCCTCCCCGCCTCCTcttgtagaaaaaaacagacatgaaaaactTTACTCGTGCTAAGCTACTTATTCGTGACTCAAAAGCTTACACTCACCCTTTCATTGTAAACAGATATTATCCCTTATTTTCGATGATGCTGAACTTTACCGTTGTTTGGGGTAAAAAGGAGGAATTTTGACAGAGTTAGGGTCAGGGATGCCTCCCGTTTTACCCTCCACATGTAGCTAGTTGCGATGGTTGCAGTTAGCTTAGCCGCCGCACTCCTTCCACGACTGTGTGGGGACTGTCAACCCTGACCCCCGCATGCGCACGAGCACTGCTGCATATTTGTCTCAGACTTTTTTGACCCGGGTTTAGTCTTTCAGGTTTCATGCGTCCCAATGGTCCCCagcaaaataaattaatcacaTTTTGGTATTACCCCAGACACTCAAACACCAACCAGTGCTCCTAgactgacaggaaattaatgGTCTTGGAAAGTGATCAACTGGttgaatcattttaaatcaaaaattATCTGGTACCTGATTTGGGCTGTAGAGAATACAGAGAAACTCCttgctattttctgacatttcatgaactaaataatcaattattaaagAGTATAAGCGTCAGACCtattgataattaaaataattgttggtATGCCCCTTGCAGTACCACTGTGATGGGTTAACACCACCCTGCTGTAAGTTTTCTGTGTGTCActtgaaacacagagaaatatggAAACCATTTAATAAAACACGATTATAAATTAGTTTAATATGAAGTAAAATAATTAAGGTTTTTAAACTAGATTTCAACAGAGTCTCTCTACAAGACCAGGGCCACAAGATGAGAGAGGGGTCTGAGTTGATATTGTATTTCAGGTGGTTCAAATTTCTGACCAATTTGCTATTAATCAAATTATGTCAACCCAAATTAAATGTACCCTTGGAGTCTGGGGTCCCAAGGCAGTTGCCCACTTGGCCCTGTTGGCAATGCAGCTTTCTTTCCTGTTATATTTAGTTATATTACAGAGTATTAAAGCAACTTTATAAAATAATTGTAcaaaaattgtgtttgtgttatacAATATATGTGTTAGTTGTCAGATTTGAAAAGATTTAATGTATAGAAATTCAGGGTCCATAGTTGGGATAAAGATCTGCCAAGCATAGCCTGTGAGTCCTTACGCAGGgtaaaaacacttt is a genomic window containing:
- the LOC108881740 gene encoding LOW QUALITY PROTEIN: basic helix-loop-helix domain-containing protein USF3 (The sequence of the model RefSeq protein was modified relative to this genomic sequence to represent the inferred CDS: deleted 1 base in 1 codon) is translated as MPEMTETQTPGRKPKKKKNKESHNAVERHRKEKINAGINRIGNLLPCSQALKQSKNMILDQAFRYITELKKQNDTMLLEGGDKVQAEEIRRLRRQLEELRKETAHYIELLKAHDINLLEDPTIHWKGKQRCAKVAKVTPTHQLPKGIIVYSNGNVMCPAGKETSPGKQPSETLILQPPSEVSGRLRVNGALLQVNTSSSTPALLPGSTVTPTQSTPGLRVVEQCVVETQAAAPALPPSVSYITLQIPTATTALPQQPQPAATAQTITIAATSAPQLPTESPAPPVSTLPTFTQTVTRATASEVCSWVTQDTAIRTVSYTAIPNSQALLRAGAAGSTQTTWTTLQMAGNTVQPVCQSLPTPEVSNTAQPVQQVTLCPVGNKSVQPIQIQMQPNVPAQQAPITAHIQAQPFQRAPQLRPAILNQAQPQPVLAPQPQCAVLPQSAIVPQPAVVAHPAVVSQPQPAVLQPASLLPNPPAALIPQPQPLPQPALVPQPQATVLPLLQTMQVLQVNPTGATASGVTAPQNTNNPSVVILQQASSCPTQSVVREEIANQTPCQHIVIIQAPNQAAPAPQNPPVGMLPAAVPAAVPAVSTQISTTSSSTSATSLQSVGGKQLVHILPRPAQPQVNHPLQVTQASSSPPVPPTPQTITVNGQVFALQPMKTSDKAGSQGSQSTLQLVQPTTTEEPTTNVALNSLGALSSLNQSISQGLPLTISSQNNGQPPAAPLSVVQQQQPAAPAPVSGTTLALPVRQLQVPCLNPVTSGLVVNASKPSGKRLRTTLNMKRATAKRTKSVKKKELSQVQPAVAVSAKPVAAAGENQTVQVTVSQVLQPSTVKITDTPPTCTTAVTITDSSEAIVNVTSTQNTKKIIVCSSSSETTIFSQSSSQSKGSVSASQSDAVFTGNSGSMAATVTTVDATSVKPSVSAAVVTESKPAVVSGNNSTVTRVSVPEVKQPTTSTATSTTQSKSAATTAVSRQSRSAVSSAGATETGHTSTTVSTVCLTPVCSSSITTTAPVTLNQATQPASVCRPQGSNTQAPLACNKPQSQPITSSSAPVTVAFSSPAPTFSAAHSSVTAPSASSDFRKRVSTNRAPTQQTDINMSNPSPCHPTEGKPNQAPRRDRESQEERHSISAEKEGLVAATSDTSSRKDFGLSQQVYTNLDDQTLEHPMTSSRQTDSPMSSGAGGGRGFSVASMLPQGHSISASSGSFGTFTFTSEQAEMLALAMLEQDSPGRRSGGCSGDNTASTNPTTAPWEPPKTPPVSASKERGSTGQQAKVTKPMDTVTVKAAIQVSVRGQVGEGAVSGPNGSRHPQSITYSQSQSLPQVQSQSSSQSGTVASLSVNNLIRPSSTQQPYPGSPSLTGQQGSVPSPVGTSAHISQGSSNALSPCSGAAQLNEYTPLKTALMRAQAGVGVGERQVKIISKRQAQEAVMLNTGKRPKPCPPSATTVSHMDVKAPDHSQMMVGQLLPTSSAVMTRINSESGGPLFSTNSFMSPVVRPTDGHCPPQGPPEQNQPGVLHLPQGHPQHAPTQPGQHLGGNLYMKQQQQEQQRHHLYHLQHHLTQPDPAQRHSLHQRALQQQQQEQQQHVQKKRGLVRGSQTGSPAGLQQKQHHLEKSGVQQQQQHSHQQQQQQTQHQQHAQQQQQSQQHPQQSHQQSQQHQQPTQHQQSHPQQHQQQTHQQQPQTQHQQHQQQQQQQQQQQLQQQQQQQSSHSRHQQHLQQQIQQQQHFRHQEKSCEAQAAGSRAHHSNHLAQQEHLKPAQDHNAMQRMMSSRTLEQQLISPPSNPVSRSSDLACAPSRQERHRVSNYSAEALIGKSTTSGEQQQRMGLHLQPGHGAAQEQQDLRGYLDTSRGKANIAHNPQTRLPADHPGSADVQRVSECPPFKTMGGGGGGAHQLSGFEAQVSRGSDMAPKSVPPSQRGPQGQQQGGFRMNVGPPADGRNRGGYSGAHPGAQGVQVGPALPREQEGCHQSFMQSLLSPHLPEQSNHQRPVQCCPPVSMEYSCVPGSSAGDIQAKASSPSVPQTQKAPAMRLGEGNKGHISQVSSNMHGGPGVRAGLPHPPTPHSSSEPGRSSAPSRPPTAVSQHSRHIARDTQPTKLRPGDRPRSGALRPSNPFEPEGHLPLPSGGGVLLSRPQSGGEARRSTIVRFMADSAQVPSENNLVPDQHITQNFGFPFIPEGGMNPPPPINANSTFIPPVSQPSASRTPSLLPVEPQNTLPSFYPSYSPAAHPSLPSDVTLQYFPNQMFTSPSADKGSAPPLNNRFGSILSPPRPVGFGQASFPLLPDMPPPMPITNSSGITPHISNFSLTSLFPEIASGMPTDGSAMPMSPLLSLSNTSSADSSKQPNRPAHNISHILGHDGSSAV
- the naa50 gene encoding N-alpha-acetyltransferase 50 isoform X2; its protein translation is MKGRIELGDVTPHNIKQLKRLNQVIFPVSYNDKFYKDVLEVGELAKLAYFNDIAVGAVCCRVDHSQNQKRLYIMTLGCLAPYRRLGIGTKMLNHVLNICEKDGTFDNIYLHVQISNESAIDFYQKFGFEIIETKKNYYKRIEPADAHVLQKSLRSPCAPPTGELQKAE
- the naa50 gene encoding N-alpha-acetyltransferase 50 isoform X1; translated protein: MKGSRIELGDVTPHNIKQLKRLNQVIFPVSYNDKFYKDVLEVGELAKLAYFNDIAVGAVCCRVDHSQNQKRLYIMTLGCLAPYRRLGIGTKMLNHVLNICEKDGTFDNIYLHVQISNESAIDFYQKFGFEIIETKKNYYKRIEPADAHVLQKSLRSPCAPPTGELQKAE